Proteins co-encoded in one Anaerobaca lacustris genomic window:
- the pyrE gene encoding orotate phosphoribosyltransferase: protein MTRKELIQRIKETAYLEGDFTLRSGKKSKYYLDKYLFETCPDILKALGAEFAKHMTDDVTLIAGAELGGVALAAATAMETGKNWVIIRNSKKGYGTGKMVEGVLKAGDVVLLVEDIATTGGQVLEAAKVIAEAGATVKKIVCVIDRRQGAEENITAAGHVFESILTKTDLGITD, encoded by the coding sequence GTGACCAGGAAAGAACTGATTCAGCGGATCAAAGAGACCGCGTATCTCGAAGGCGACTTCACGCTGCGCAGCGGCAAGAAGAGCAAGTACTATCTCGACAAGTACCTGTTCGAGACCTGCCCGGACATCCTCAAGGCCCTCGGCGCCGAGTTCGCCAAGCACATGACCGACGACGTGACGCTGATCGCCGGCGCCGAGCTCGGCGGCGTGGCCCTGGCGGCCGCGACCGCGATGGAGACCGGCAAGAACTGGGTCATCATCCGCAACAGCAAGAAGGGCTATGGCACCGGCAAGATGGTCGAGGGCGTCCTGAAGGCCGGCGACGTTGTGCTGCTGGTCGAAGACATCGCCACCACCGGCGGCCAGGTCCTCGAAGCGGCTAAGGTCATCGCCGAGGCCGGCGCGACCGTCAAGAAGATCGTCTGCGTCATCGACCGCCGCCAGGGCGCCGAAGAGAACATCACCGCCGCCGGCCACGTCTTCGAGTCCATCCTGACCAAAACCGACCTGGGAATCACCGACTGA
- the ald gene encoding alanine dehydrogenase, whose protein sequence is MIIGVPKEIKKDEYRVALLPVGANLLTSDGHTVLFERGAALGSGFDDETYAEVGAEIVESAEEIYRRADLVAKVKEPQPSEIEQLRPDQTLFCYFHFAASRPLTVGCLKSGSTAVAYETLADPRGRLPLLTPMSEIAGRMSIQEGAKCLERPMMGRGLLLGGVPGVAPGEVLVLGGGVVGTHAARMAAGLAAHVTIMDINLDRLRYLHEVMPANVTTIYCDPHTVEEYAMEADLVIGAVLIPGDRAPRLISRALVSRMKPGSVIVDVSIDQGGCAETSRPTTHSDPIYLVDGVVHYAVANIPGAVSRTSSVALCNATLPYLRELASKGVDAFAATDAGHAAAINMRNFRLTNAAVAHAFPDLPT, encoded by the coding sequence ATGATCATTGGCGTACCGAAAGAGATCAAGAAGGACGAGTACCGCGTGGCATTGCTGCCGGTAGGAGCCAATCTGTTGACCAGCGACGGCCACACGGTACTGTTCGAACGAGGGGCCGCGCTGGGCAGCGGCTTCGACGATGAGACCTATGCCGAGGTCGGCGCCGAGATTGTGGAGTCGGCCGAGGAAATCTACCGGCGCGCCGATCTGGTCGCCAAAGTCAAGGAGCCCCAGCCGTCGGAAATCGAGCAGCTTCGACCGGACCAGACGCTGTTCTGCTATTTCCACTTCGCCGCCTCGCGACCTCTGACGGTTGGGTGCCTCAAGTCCGGCAGCACCGCGGTCGCCTATGAGACGCTGGCCGATCCGCGCGGCCGGCTTCCCCTGTTGACACCCATGAGCGAAATCGCCGGACGCATGTCGATCCAGGAAGGCGCCAAGTGCCTGGAGCGGCCCATGATGGGGCGGGGCCTTCTGCTGGGCGGGGTCCCCGGCGTGGCGCCCGGCGAGGTCCTGGTTCTGGGGGGCGGTGTCGTCGGGACTCATGCCGCGCGAATGGCCGCGGGGCTGGCGGCGCATGTGACGATCATGGACATCAATCTCGACCGGCTCCGCTATCTCCACGAAGTCATGCCCGCCAACGTCACGACGATCTATTGCGATCCGCATACGGTCGAAGAGTACGCCATGGAGGCCGACCTGGTCATTGGCGCGGTCCTGATCCCGGGCGATCGCGCACCCCGTCTGATCAGCCGCGCACTCGTATCCAGGATGAAGCCGGGCAGCGTCATCGTCGACGTCTCCATCGACCAGGGCGGGTGCGCCGAAACGTCCAGACCCACTACACACAGCGACCCGATCTACCTCGTCGACGGCGTCGTGCACTATGCGGTGGCCAATATCCCCGGCGCCGTCAGCCGCACTTCGAGCGTCGCCTTGTGCAATGCCACGCTGCCCTACCTGCGGGAGCTGGCCTCCAAGGGCGTCGACGCGTTCGCTGCAACCGACGCCGGACACGCCGCCGCCATCAACATGCGCAACTTCCGCCTCACCAACGCCGCTGTAGCCCACGCCTTCCCCGACCTGCCCACCTGA